Part of the Candidatus Hydrogenedens sp. genome is shown below.
TATTTATGTTCGGACGAAGTTCCTTACGATAAGGTAATTCAGCAGGAACCAGTAGGAAACAGTTATTTGCAAATAGGAGACACAGTTAAGATAGGTATCTCAATTGGTAGCCAATGTGTTGTAGTTCCTAATATAGTTGGAAAGGACAAGAGGGATGCTATAAATGAATTGCAATCACTTAATTTATCAATAGATGTTGATAATATTATATATGAGTGTTCAGACTACCCTGCAAACCAAGTAATTTATCAAAGTGTTGAGCCTGGCGAAAATGTTCCTTTTGACACATATATTTACATAAAGGTTTCTTCAGGACCTTGTGAGACAATAGGAATAGATAGCATTGAAAAACTTCAAAAGATAGGAAATGACCCTGCATATCCAATAAACGGGAATTATGTTTTAACATCAGATATAGATGCTACTGACACAGTTAATTGGAATGAAGGGAGAGGTTTCAAACCTATTGGCAATGTTGATAATCCATTTACAGGAACATTTGATGGGCAGTATCATGTTATTCATGGTTTATATATCGACACATCACAATCATATAATTATGCGGGACTGTTTGCTGTTATAGGTGAAGGTGGTATTGCCGAAAATTTGATTTTAGTGGAAGCCTTTGTTAGAGGATATTACTCTATAGGTGCTATTGCAGGCGAATTATGGACAGGAGGTAAAATTCGCAGGTGTGCAAGTGTCTATTCATACGTAGAATCAACCGATGCTATGGATTGGATAGGTGGGTTAGTCGGAGGTAGTGGTGGAATCATCAATGAATGCTATTCTTCTTCTATGGTAATAAGTTATGACGCTGAATGGGGCACAGGAGGTTTGGTTGGATATAACGTAGGTGAAGTTGAAAATAGCTGGACTGATTTTCTTGTGTCAGGGACTTACTATGTTGGCGGACTTATAGGAAAACAAATAGATGGAAAAGTAGAAAACTGTTGGAGTAATGCAAGTGTCTGGGGTGAATTGTTTTCTGGTGCTTTAATAGGTTATAAAGAGGCTGGGGATGTTATCTCATGTTATTATATAGATAATACAGGGACGCGCTTTTCTGATGGTGGAACAGGAATTACAGAGGAACAACTTTATCAGCAATCAACATTTGTAGGTTGGGATTTTGACAATGTTTGGATAATGAACCCATATCCTGACTTGCGTTGGAAACAATCTGTTCAGGGTGAAGGCGAAGGGACTGCAGAAGGTGAAGGTGAAGTTTTAGTATCCATTCCCAATGTGGTTGGTCAATCAGAAGACCAAGCGAAGACTACTCTACAAAATCAAGGGCTATCAAATATACAGATTGTTTATCAATGCAATAATGCTGTTGCCAAAGGAAATGTCATTAGCCAGATACCCAACGCAGACACACAAGTTACATCCCAGGCATTCATCCAATTAACAGTTTCTAATGGTCCGTGCGTTAGCACCGGTGTAATAGTTCCGGATGTGGTGGGAAGAACCGAACAACAGGCCACAGAGGTAATACAGACAGCGGAGTTAACTCTAAAAGTAGAACGTGAATATGATAATTATATTCCAGAGGGAAGTGTGATTCGTCAATCACCTGTGGCTGGTAGTGGTGTAAATAAAGGTTCAGAAGTTACAATATGGGTATCAAAGGGCCCAAGTTCCGAAGTGACTTACGTGACAGTTCCAAACGTAATAGGACAGGATGTCAATTCTGCAATAACCCAACTTCAATCAGCAGGCTTAAAGGAGCAAAGGACATTACAATATAGTGATACAGTTCCACAGAACACCGTAATGGGACAATCACCTGTAGGGGGGAGTAGTGTTTTGAGTGGAACTACTGTCGAAATACTTGTGAGTGCAGGTCCTGATCCTGCAGGTTCAAAATTATCACAGCCTCGCGGTTTACAGGCATTTCCTGGCGTAGACCATGTATATCTTGTTTGGGAAGCAAACACAGAATGGGATTTGACAGGGTATCGTTTAGAACGTAGCGATAATAAGAATGGGCCATGGACAGCAGTCGCTAATGGGATAACAACAACAAATTATAAAGATAACACTGTAGATACGACCCGAGCATGGTATTACCGTTTGATAGCCCTTGGGACAGGTGGGAAAGAAAGTGCCCCGTCCGAGGTAGTTAAAGCGGAACCAGGTAAGTTAGTAGTATGGATACCGGAAATCGATTGGCTATTAGAAGACCCCAATGAGGAGATTCGTGTTCCAGTGAATATCAGCAGTGCACGAGGTTTAGAACCTTATACAATTGACATTAAAATCATTTATGATAACAACGCTTTAGAATTGATAAAAGTAGTTAGTACCGTGGTCAGCCGAAACTTAGAAGTGTTAGTAAACAAACGGGAAAACAGTAATACAATAGAATTCCATGCAGGTCCGAGACAGGATAATGAACAAAAAGTTCTATACGGTGAAGGCCGTCTCTTTGATATAGTCTTCAAATCAAAACTAAATATAGCCCAGGGAGAATGTGCAAAGACGGTTGATTTGAAGATTGACAAAGCCATAATAAAAGATTCAGAATTGAAATTGATACCGATAGAACGTAAAGATGGCAAAATATCTATTTTGGAAACAAATCCAGATGAACAATGTATCACAGAACATTGCCTATTTGGAGATATTGACCCCGACGGATATGTTGGCATGGCAGATGCAGTATTGTTATTAAGAAAAATTGTTAGAAAATCTTCCATATCAAATTTAGATTGTGACTTACGAAGGGGTGATTTTAATGGAGACGGCCTTTTAGACTGTGCTGATGCCTCACTACTCTTAAGACGTCTATCTGGACTCCCAATTAATCCATCAGAAATGGGTGGTGGTAAAGCAAAAGCATTATTAGCCACTGATACACAACGGACAGTAAAGGTAATAGGCACAAATAAACCGGATGAAAACGGTGAATATAAAGTAGGAATAGAACTGGATTCGTTAGTAGGATTTGCAGGAA
Proteins encoded:
- a CDS encoding PASTA domain-containing protein, with the protein product EGEGIVEGEVPVEMPNVIGMNVYDTKILLENTLPNFYIYINYECDETTPTWEVKNQWPAGGEMYYSNETIYLTVSAGACLDMMYVPNVVGMREYEALNYIWFNGLNVYLYYLCSDEVPYDKVIQQEPVGNSYLQIGDTVKIGISIGSQCVVVPNIVGKDKRDAINELQSLNLSIDVDNIIYECSDYPANQVIYQSVEPGENVPFDTYIYIKVSSGPCETIGIDSIEKLQKIGNDPAYPINGNYVLTSDIDATDTVNWNEGRGFKPIGNVDNPFTGTFDGQYHVIHGLYIDTSQSYNYAGLFAVIGEGGIAENLILVEAFVRGYYSIGAIAGELWTGGKIRRCASVYSYVESTDAMDWIGGLVGGSGGIINECYSSSMVISYDAEWGTGGLVGYNVGEVENSWTDFLVSGTYYVGGLIGKQIDGKVENCWSNASVWGELFSGALIGYKEAGDVISCYYIDNTGTRFSDGGTGITEEQLYQQSTFVGWDFDNVWIMNPYPDLRWKQSVQGEGEGTAEGEGEVLVSIPNVVGQSEDQAKTTLQNQGLSNIQIVYQCNNAVAKGNVISQIPNADTQVTSQAFIQLTVSNGPCVSTGVIVPDVVGRTEQQATEVIQTAELTLKVEREYDNYIPEGSVIRQSPVAGSGVNKGSEVTIWVSKGPSSEVTYVTVPNVIGQDVNSAITQLQSAGLKEQRTLQYSDTVPQNTVMGQSPVGGSSVLSGTTVEILVSAGPDPAGSKLSQPRGLQAFPGVDHVYLVWEANTEWDLTGYRLERSDNKNGPWTAVANGITTTNYKDNTVDTTRAWYYRLIALGTGGKESAPSEVVKAEPGKLVVWIPEIDWLLEDPNEEIRVPVNISSARGLEPYTIDIKIIYDNNALELIKVVSTVVSRNLEVLVNKRENSNTIEFHAGPRQDNEQKVLYGEGRLFDIVFKSKLNIAQGECAKTVDLKIDKAIIKDSELKLIPIERKDGKISILETNPDEQCITEHCLFGDIDPDGYVGMADAVLLLRKIVRKSSISNLDCDLRRGDFNGDGLLDCADASLLLRRLSGLPINPSEMGGGKAKALLATDTQRTVKVIGTNKPDENGEYKVGIELDSLVGFAGMDMILTFDAGISFSSLKLEDVISEAQGYKKETEIGDGYLKVSISGQKEVQTKSSDRIIQISFKSTLPPTESKDIKLQIRDVKIKGQFGDDLSWYGDIKTEDGLIKIVGVTPQEGEGPKEGQEEGAVEGQKEGTSEGAKEGITEGQKEGTSEGAKEGITEGQKEGTSEGAKEGSTQQGTNEGSTEGTTTNQPQDQSQSGGCGCGKSLDRNAWWKYLLDFIFIGILTIFVSGMKKQRKSG